The window ATATGGTTCCCAATTTTTACTTCTGAATTTCAACTAGTTTTGACATTTGAGTGTTCAAATGATAGAGTCGTCACCTGGTCGTAGTTGTCCTGGCCGTGGAAAAAAGGTTCCTTCAGAAAGATCATGCTGGCCAACATGCAGCCTAGACTCCACATGTCCAAACTATAGTCATACATCTGGAGgggaaaaataatacaaaatcagAAACCAAGAAACGATTTAGAAAACAACATAGACTTGTCCTTGTATGTTTTGTCCTCATTTGATGAGTTAATATCTATGAAAGCATTTACCTGATAGTCCACTAGCAGCTCAGGGCCTTTGAAATAGCGCGAGGCCACCCTGACATTGTATTCCTGAGCGGGATGGTAAAATTCTGCCAAACCCCAATCTATAAGACGCAGctgagagacagggagggaaaATACTTATTAAAACGTTTTACAATGCCGGGTAACACTTCAGGGCCACTCTGTTTTGAACTACTGCAAATTTTACTACCAACAGTTTgattattctatttttaataatttatttaattcattctCACATGAAGCAGATGTCACAACACCCAATTCCCCCTGGGATAATAAAAAGTATTCTGACTTTTTGTTAGATCTgacttttgggggaaaatgtcATTATATCCTTAGTCTTGTGAATGGTGAGATTACTTGCATGGCAGGCCTCcgtatgaatgtgtgtgaatgctccCTTGTACATGTCAAGAGTTCTGAGGGGTTGTAAAGAATGGAAACGCGCTATCAAAATGCCATCACCAGTACCTTTCTCATCTGGTGGTCGATCATCACATTGTGGGGCTTCACGTCCCGGTGCATGATCCCCATACTGTGGCAGTAGTCCAGAGCCTTAAAtaaagagacagacacacaatcaaCACTGCACCCAGTCTGTATCCATCCGTTTATCCTAGTGTGTATTACTGCTCCACATCTCTCTCAATGTCTAAACAAAGTCAGGACTcataaaaccaaaaagaaaacaagctcacgttgttttttattattgactGCTACCTTGACtgtctttttttacttgaataatTACTTATGTCAGAACATAGCACAATGCCCAAGATTACAGGTATGAATGACATATTTTCATATAGTCTAAGTCattgatatttaatataaaaagatGACAACAGCTGTAAACAGCAAACATTGTTGCTTGATAATTGATTTACTTTATGATTCTGAATTCATTTCTGTGCATTGATTGTTTATGCAGTTTAAACAAACTTCCAAATCTTGTCTTTTTACAATTTTCCTGGCATTACTCTGGTTCCTGTCAATCACTGAAGATTACCCTACAAATTAACTTTCACACTCACAGTTTTTAGTTTAAAAGTGGTCAACAACCATGAGTATTCCATAAATAAGTCATTATACGTAAGAATAATGGGATGGtagacaaaatgtgtttttaccttGAGCAGCTCATACATGTAGAAACGGATATCATAGTCAGTCAGCTTCTGGTAAAGCTCCTGCGGACAACGTTTGGAGAAATCATGAATAAAAAACTGTGAGCCGCTCAACTGGTATCCATACACAATACACTCTTACTAGAGGGTTATTATGCATGTTATTAATAAAGATACCAATGGTAGTTCTGCACGTATGATGAGGGCCAAACTTAAGTACCTTAAAATCTGTGTTATTGATGCACTCAAAGACAAGCGCTGGTGTTCTGGACTGCAAAGAGAGGACAACACAAGGCTTAACTGAGGACAGCAGCAGGTAGGTGGAGATCATTatcacagacacactcacacacacgcggTTACTCGCATGGCTGGATTATCACCGCTGGTGGGCCCACATGCATCAAAGCGGTGGCGGGGTTGTAACTCACCACCGGGTCTTTGACCGTGTCCACCAGGCGGATGATGTTGGTTCCTCCACGCAAGTTTTCAAGAATTTTGATTTCCCGTttgatcttcttcttcttgacgGGCTGCGGAAGAAAACAAGTGGttcaaaatacaacaatgtgatgattaaataaaaaaatgtaaatgtacgTTTCTAAATTTCCCCCAGAACTGTGTGAAATAAATCATATTCGTAGGTGTTATTTTATTCTCACTTGGAATTTCCCAACATTTGACCAGCAGGGGTCGCTACAGGAGGCTTTGAGATTTTTCATTTAGTGCAAATTGGTAAATCAGCATGACCCACCAGACCAGATCAAGCAAACGTAaaagaaatgttgtatttctctGTACTTTccattataaatgtttattaaaataataatctgacTTTCACTGACAAAAAACTGCACTTTGAGGAAGATACAAGGACATTGCAGAACGGTCTAGAGGACACGTTGAACGCTGGTCTTGTAGATGCCTGCTACAGCGCCGTTGCCTTATACTGGAACAAGTCACTTGCACACAAACTCATAGGAAAATATGATCTAGTTAAAGAATAACACAAGTTTCCTCAGCGCCATCTTATCAAGATGCTCAGTGTGCCCTGAAACATGCCACTGATTGTCCTTGAAGTGTTGAAAACAAGGACATTTATACTGGAGAAAAGTTCTGAAAACAATCACATTTGACAGGATTTttatgaaggaaaacaaaagccaTCTGCTGTGAGTGGGATCACCACCTGCTGAGATAATTTAGGTGTGAATCCTAATAATAAGCAAAAATATACACTTGGTTAGTATATCCAATTCAGAAAGcgttgaaaaataaatgaatagtcACGACTGAGCAGTTGGGGACAAAGGGTAGGAAAATGTCACAccataaaggaaaaataagacTCACCTTGAGGATTTTCACCACAACTTTTTCATTGTTGGTCACATTTATGGCCTCGAACACTTCACTGTACTTCCCTCGACCCAGTTTACGCACCAACTGATAGTTGTCTTGATTGCTGAGCAAGAGATGAAATTAAAGCagaatttaaacaaaaagaaatcttCATGAGCACAAACAACTATCTCCTTTTTCAGAAGcgtaatacaaaaacaatagaTTAgttactatttaaaatgtcattactaGATAAGACATGAAGCCAAAAACAATAAGTACTCTCTAAATACTCTCTGATTTCCCTGTAATGCTGTCgtctgtttgaaatgtttgttactGAAAATCCTTAGGTTTGGACTCTTGGTTGGACATAAAGACATGTGTAGATGTCACCTGGGTCTTTGGGAAATGAAACCAGgcatttttacaatattttcttACTAAGAAAATCGAAAGTTTACAtataaattattaaatatattcaataaaattACAGCTTAACTGTAACTTTACATATTTTACCTGAGTGACCCTACAAGTGTTGTTCAAAATCTGATGTTGAGTTCTCAAATAAAAACTGACAGAGCAGAAACTCATGCAGTTAAGTAAAATCCCAATAATCACTTTGCCTCGTATGAAAGACTGATTTATTACTAATTACAGTAATAAAGTATATTCAAACATCATGTATTTGTACCTTATATACTGATTTTTGTGTAAATATCTCATTGTCGTTTGTATAAGGGAATGAAGTAAAACAATGTCCACTTTAAGGACAACAGTTTGTCTTGGACAGCTCGCtaacttttcaaaatgtatgaaacaCAGTGTAAGTCAGAAATGTATTCCCAGTAAAAGGATGTGCTGAAACAGGATATTTATACAGAAGATATACTGTATTCTGCACACAACACATTAGACAGGGTTTCGATGGACTAGCTTTTTTTACACAAGAAGCCACCCGGTGTTTTAAACTATGTTTTGAAATGCAGCAGTGGAAAAGAGCCAATGAACAGTAAAACACTGTAACTGTACCTCCAGTTTGGCACATGCGCATCATAGTCCCAATACTCTCTGTTCTTCTGTGTGTTGACATCGGTGTACACCCGAGCCTTGCTGCTGGCCGGCGTGGATCCGGGCATAGCTAGCTTCGCGGCTCCGTGTCGAGGACCTTCACCTCCGTCTGAATGCTTCGCGGCTCGATACTGGAAGGCAGCGCAGC of the Eleginops maclovinus isolate JMC-PN-2008 ecotype Puerto Natales chromosome 4, JC_Emac_rtc_rv5, whole genome shotgun sequence genome contains:
- the csnk2a2a gene encoding casein kinase 2, alpha prime polypeptide a isoform X1; this encodes MIRIRNPLFITQQLAALHPILPNILLRGFTHSVIVALSVCTTAASHRPDAFPQRAQAAKADGKQSPEIFLEPHILESRCAAFQYRAAKHSDGGEGPRHGAAKLAMPGSTPASSKARVYTDVNTQKNREYWDYDAHVPNWSNQDNYQLVRKLGRGKYSEVFEAINVTNNEKVVVKILKPVKKKKIKREIKILENLRGGTNIIRLVDTVKDPVSRTPALVFECINNTDFKELYQKLTDYDIRFYMYELLKALDYCHSMGIMHRDVKPHNVMIDHQMRKLRLIDWGLAEFYHPAQEYNVRVASRYFKGPELLVDYQMYDYSLDMWSLGCMLASMIFLKEPFFHGQDNYDQLVRIAKVLGTDELFGYLHKYHIELDTRFKDLLGQQTRKRWEQFIQSENQHLVSPEALDLLDKLLRYDHQQRLTAAEAMQHPYFYPVVKEQANANTDGTKAISSSNAT
- the csnk2a2a gene encoding casein kinase 2, alpha prime polypeptide a isoform X2, translated to MPGSTPASSKARVYTDVNTQKNREYWDYDAHVPNWSNQDNYQLVRKLGRGKYSEVFEAINVTNNEKVVVKILKPVKKKKIKREIKILENLRGGTNIIRLVDTVKDPVSRTPALVFECINNTDFKELYQKLTDYDIRFYMYELLKALDYCHSMGIMHRDVKPHNVMIDHQMRKLRLIDWGLAEFYHPAQEYNVRVASRYFKGPELLVDYQMYDYSLDMWSLGCMLASMIFLKEPFFHGQDNYDQLVRIAKVLGTDELFGYLHKYHIELDTRFKDLLGQQTRKRWEQFIQSENQHLVSPEALDLLDKLLRYDHQQRLTAAEAMQHPYFYPVVKEQANANTDGTKAISSSNAT